In one Ochotona princeps isolate mOchPri1 chromosome 16, mOchPri1.hap1, whole genome shotgun sequence genomic region, the following are encoded:
- the TSEN34 gene encoding tRNA-splicing endonuclease subunit Sen34, whose translation MLVVEVANGRSLVWGAEAVQALRERLGVGGRTVGALPRGPRQNSRLGLPLLLMPEEARLLAEIGAVTLVSAPRPDPRQHSLALASFKRQQEQSFQEQSALAVEAREAQRQELREKIAQGQAAKKQRLEQAAGAGGAQEAAGSQAGPEQAQEGQAAGEQEEAPPSQPGPSDELAPLPRSALLVQLATARPRPVKARPLDWRVQSKDWPHAGRPAHELRYSIYRDLWERGFFLSAAGKFGGDFLVYPGDPLRFHAHYIAQCWAPEDPIPLQDLVAAGRLGTSVRKTLLLGSPQPDGTVVYTSLQWAGLQ comes from the exons ATGCTGGTGGTGGAGGTGGCCAATGGCCGCTCCCTGGTGTGGGGGGCCGAGGCGGTGCAGGCGCTGCGGGAGCGCCTGGGAGTCGGGGGCCGCACGGTGGGCGCCCTGCCCCGCGGGCCCCGCCAGAACTCGCGCCTGGGCCTCCCGCTGCTGCTGATGCCTGAAGAGGCCCGGCTGCTGGCCGAGATCGGCGCCGTGACCCTGGTCAGCGCCCCGCGCCCGGATCCCCGCCAGCACAGCCTG GCTCTAGCATCCTTCAAGCGCCAGCAGGAGCAGAGCTTCCAGGAGCAAAGCGCCCTGGCAGTGGAGGCCCGCGAGGCCCAGCGGCAGGAGCTCCGGGAGAAGATCGCCCAGGGCCAGGCCGCCAAGAAGCAGAGGCTGGAGCAGGCTGCGGGGGCCGGCGGGGCCCAGGAGGCCGCGGGCAGCCAGGCTGGCCCCGAGCAGGCCCAGGAGGGCCAGGCTGCcggggagcaggaggaagcac ccccctcccagcccGGGCCTTCGGATGAGCTGGCCCCCTTGCCCAGGTCGGCGCTGCTCGTGCAGCTGGCCACTGCCAGGCCCCGGCCCGTCAAGGCTCGGCCGCTAGACTGGCGTGTGCAGTCCAAGGACTGGCCGCACGCCGGTCGGCCGGCCCACGAACTGCGCTACAGCATCTACAGGGACCTGTGGGAGCGTGGCTTCTTCCTCAGTGCGGCCGGCAAGTTCGGCGGTGACTTCCTGGTGTACCCAG GTGACCCGCTGCGTTTCCACGCCCACTACATTGCCCAGTGCTGGGCCCCTGAGGACCCCATCCCACTGCAGGACCTGGTGGCTGCCGGCCGCCTGGGGACCAGTGTCCGGAAGACCCTCCTGCTGGGCTCCCCGCAGCCTGATGGCACGGTGGTCTACACATCCCTGCAGTGGGCAGGCCTGCAGTGA
- the LOC101535408 gene encoding leukocyte immunoglobulin-like receptor subfamily B member 2: MGVGTKTPALIALLCLGLCWGRWDEAQAQAGTLPRPSIWAEPGPVVSQGSLVTIWCQATPQAEVYRLYKDGTFLKDTRAQQDSTHKAGFLIGSANSINAGRYHCAYYVSFRISQASDPLTLVVTGLFPAPSLSAQPSPVVALGGTVSLTCNSGAVSGPAYLLKEGGAGPAHRQVSSYLNRTRTWQATFRVGPVNSTHGGIYRCYSSSSINPHVWSLPSSPLELQVTGALREPSLSAHPASLLLSGKNLTLRCHCESSCERFALTQDKGHTAPPQRLVGQRSPDFHLGPLYIFHRGRYRCYGGRQDSSVWSAPSAPLDVLVAGMFQKPWLQAQPGPSVPWGAAVALRCGSEEGLDTFLLHREGSDDPPQRLRVQGTATPAQVTFTLSPVTSAHGGTYRCYGSHSSDLYLWSHPSDPLQLEVLAPQPQDHTVENLIRLGVAGLVLLLLGLLLLEAWLSARRTRGTAAGDPGRGQRSPAGPLLSSTESAPGVPSPLGLQALCPHSRSAPGTMGVGTKTPALIALLCLDGTFLKETRAQQDSTHKAGFLIGSANIYSAGRYQCDYHVSFRISQASDLLTLVVTGLYGAPSLSAQPSPVVALGGTVSLSCDSGAVSGPAYLLKEGGASPAHRQESSYLHGTGIWQATFRVGPVNSTHGGVYRCYSSSSTNPHVWSLPSSPLELQVTGALREPSLSAHPASLLLSGQSLTLRCHCESSCERFALTQDKGHTAPPQRLVGQRSPDFNLGPLYSSHGGRYRCYGGRHDSSVWSAPSAPLDVLVAGMFQKPWLQAQPGPSVSWGTAVALRCGSEEGLDTFLLHREGSDDPPQRLRVQGTATPTQVTFTLSPVTSAHGGTYRCYGSHSSDPYLWSHPSDPLRLEVSGLHRPLKILLGVSVASFLLLCLFLLLLFIFIRKRRQRQRKSGAEPRHQALPKSSGPAAEAQESLYAAVMPTAAGETKLDVQVAEGLQEVTYAQLSHKAPQQTATSPLPEEPSTYAALAVHQPGTVPGGQLGCPPPCGQSGR; encoded by the exons ATGGGCGTTGGCACCAAGACCCCAGCCCTCATCGCCCTCCTCTGCCTCG ggctgtgctggggacGTTGGGACGaggcacaggcacaggcag GgaccctccccagaccctccatctgggctgagccaggccctgtGGTTTCCCAGGGCAGCCTTGTGACCATCTGGTGCCAGGCGACTCCTCAGGCTGAGGTCTACCGTCTGTATAAAGATGGTACATTTCTCAAGGATACACGGGCCCAGCAGGACTCCACTCACAAGGCCGGCTTCCTCATCGGGTCAGCAAATTCAATTAATGCAGGGCGGTACCACTGTGCCTACTATGTCTCATTCCGCATCTCCCAGGCCAGTGACCCCCTGACCCTGGTGGTGACAG GTTTGTTCCCAGCACCCTCCCTGTCAGCGCAGCCAAGCCCCGTGGTGGCCCTGGGAGGCACCGTGTCCCTCACCTGCAACTCAGGTGCTGTTTCAGGCCCAGCCTATTTGCTGAAGGAGGGAGGAGCCGGCCCTGCCCACAGACAGGTGTCCAGTTACCTCAATAGGACACGCACATGGCAGGCCACCTTCCGTGTGGGGCCTGTGAACAGCACCCACGGGGGCATCTACAGGTGCTACAGTTCGTCTTCCATCAACCCCCATGTGTGGTCACTGCCCAGCAGCCCCCTGGAGCTCCAGGTCACAG GGGCTCTGAGGGAGCCGTCCCTGTCGGCCCACCCAGCCTCGCTGCTGCTCTCAGGGAAAAACCTGACCCTGCGGTGTCACTGTGAGTCCAGCTGTGAGAGATTCGCGCTGACCCAGGACAAGGGGCACACAGCCCCCCCACAGCGCCTGGTGGGGCAGCGcagccctgacttccacctggGCCCCTTGTACATATTCCACCGTGGCCGGTACAGGTGCTATGGTGGTCGTCAGGACTCCTCTGTGTGGTCAGCCCCCAGCGCCCCGCTGGACGTCCTGGTTGCAG GAATGTTCCAGAAACCCTGGCTGCAGGCCCAGCCGGGGCCCTCGGTGCCTTGGGGTGCAGCCGTGGCCCTGCGCTGTGGCTCTGAGGAGGGCTTGGACACCTTCCTCCTGCACAGGGAGGGCTCAGACGATCCTCCCCAGCGCCTGCGTGTGCAGGGCACGGCCACGCCTGCCCAGGTCACCTTCACCCTGAGCCCTGTCACCTCAGCCCACGGGGGCACCTACAGGTGCTATGGCTCCCACAGCAGCGACCTCTACCTGTGGTCGCACCCCAGTGACCCCCTGCAGCTCGAGGTGTTAG ccccccagccccaggaccACACCGTGGAGAATCTCATCCGCTTGGGCGTGGCGGGCTTGGTCCTGCTGCTGCTCGGGCTTCTGCTGCTGGAGGCTTGGCTCAGCGCGAGGAGGACCCGGGgcacagcagcaggtgacccCGGGAGAGGACAGC GAAGCCCTGCAGGTCCACTGCTCAGTTCCACAGAATCAGCCCCCGGAGTG CCCTCCCCGCTGGGGCTCCAGGCCCTGTGTCCTCACAGCCGCTCTGCTCCCGGGACCATGGGCGTTGGCACCAAGACCCCAGCCCTCATCGCCCTCCTCTGCCTCG ATGGTACATTTCTCAAGGAAACACGGGCCCAGCAGGACTCCACTCACAAGGCCGGCTTCCTCATCGGGTCAGCAAACATATACAGCGCAGGGCGGTACCAGTGCGACTATCATGTCTCATTCCGCATCTCCCAGGCCAGTGACCTCCTGACCCTGGTGGTGACAG GGTTGTACGGAGCACCCTCCCTGTCAGCGCAGCCAAGCCCCGTGGTGGCCCTGGGAGGCACCGTGTCCCTCTCCTGTGACTCAGGTGCTGTTTCAGGCCCAGCCTATTTGCTGAAGGAGGGAGGAGCCAGCCCTGCCCACAGACAGGAGTCCAGTTACCTCCATGGGACAGGCATATGGCAGGCCACCTTCCGTGTGGGGCCTGTGAACAGCACCCATGGGGGCGTCTACAGGTGCTACAGTTCATCTTCCACCAACCCCCATGTGTGGTCACTGCCCAGCAGCCCCCTGGAGCTCCAGGTCACAG GGGCTCTGAGGGAGCCATCCCTGTCGGCCCACCCAGCCTCGCTGCTGCTCTCAGGACAGAGCCTGACCCTGCGGTGTCACTGTGAGTCCAGCTGTGAGAGATTCGCGCTGACCCAGGACAAGGGACACACAGCCCCCCCACAGCGCCTGGTGGGGCAGCGCAGCCCTGACTTCAACCTGGGCCCCTTGTACAGCTCCCACGGGGGCCGGTACAGGTGCTATGGTGGTCGTCATGACTCCTCCGTGTGGTCAGCCCCCAGCGCCCCGCTGGACGTCCTGGTTGCAG GAATGTTCCAGAAACCCTGGCTGCAGGCCCAGCCGGGGCCCTCGGTTTCCTGGGGTACAGCCGTGGCCCTGCGCTGTGGCTCTGAGGAGGGCTTGGACACCTTCCTCCTGCACAGGGAGGGCTCAGACGATCCTCCCCAGCGCCTGCGTGTGCAGGGCACGGCCACGCCTACCCAGGTCACCTTCACCCTGAGCCCTGTCACCTCAGCCCACGGGGGCACCTACAGGTGCTATGGCTCCCACAGCAGCGACCCCTACCTGTGGTCGCACCCCAGTGACCCCCTGAGGCTCGAGGTGTCAG GTCTGCACCGCCCCCTCAAGATCCTGCTCGGGGTCTCTGTAGCCTcgtttctgctgctctgcctcttcctgctcctcctcttcatcttcaTCCGAAAGCGGCGTCAGCGCCAACGCAAGTCAG GAGCAGAGCCCAGGCACCAAGCACTGCCCAAGAG CTCCGGCCCAGCGGCTGAAGCCCAGGAAAGCTTGT ATGCTGCTGTGATGCCCACAGCTGCTGGGGAGACGAAGCTGGACGTTCAG GTCGCTGAAGGCCTTCAGGAGGTGACCTACGCCCAGCTCAGCCACAAGGCACCCCAACAGACAGCCACCTCGCCCCTCCCAGAGGAGCCCAGCACGTATGCAGCCCTGGCAGTCCACCAGCCTGGTACTGTCCCAGGGGGCCAACTGGGCTGTCCCCCACCCTGTGGCCAGTCTGGGAGGTAA
- the RPS9 gene encoding small ribosomal subunit protein uS4: MPVARSWVCRKTYVTPRRPFEKSRLDQELKLIGEYGLRNKREVWRVKFTLAKIRKAARELLTLDEKDPRRLFEGNALLRRLVRIGVLDEGKMKLDYILGLKIEDFLERRLQTQVFKLGLAKSIHHARVLIRQRHIRVRKQVVNIPSFIVRLDSQKHIDFSLRSPYGGGRPGRVKRKNAKKGQGGAGAGDDEEED; the protein is encoded by the exons ATGCCGGTGGCCCGGAGCTGGGTGTGTCGTAAGACGTACGTGACCCCGCGGAGACCCTTCGAGAAGTCCCGCCTCGACCAGGAGCTGAAGCTGATCG GTGAGTATGGGCTGCGGAACAAGCGCGAGGTCTGGAGGGTCAAGTTCACCCTGGCCAAGATCCGCAAGGCTGCGCGGGAGCTGCTGACCCTGGACGAGAAGGACCCGCGGCGGCTGTTTGaag GCAACGCCCTGCTGCGGCGGCTGGTCCGCATCGGCGTGCTGGACGAGGGCAAGATGAAGCTGGACTACATCCTGGGCCTGAAGATCGAGGACTTCCTGGAGCGGCGGCTGCAGACCCAGGTCTtcaagctgggcctggccaagtCCATCCACCACGCCCGCGTGCTGATCCGCCAGCGCCACATCAG GGTCCGCAAGCAGGTGGTGAACATCCCGTCCTTCATCGTGCGTCTCGACTCGCAGAAGCACATCGACTTCTCCCTGCGCTCCCCGTACGGCGGCGGCCGCCCGGGCCGCGTGAAGAGGAAGAATGCCAAGAAGGGccagggcggggccggggcgggcgaCGACGAGGAAGAGGATTGA